The genomic region TTGGTTCGGGGGTCACCGGGACGTGGCCGTTGGCATCGCCCAGTCCAGTTGCCAAGGCGAAGCCAATCGCGGTGGTGAAGCCAACGGCCGCTACGGTGGCAGTAACCGGTCCAGTGGCCACCATGGCACCGGCATCGGCAGCGCCCAGTCCGCTTGCCAAGGCGAAGCCAACGGCCGCTACGGTGACAGTAACCGGTCCAGTGGCCACCATGGCACCGGCGGCGCCCAGTCCGGTTGCCTTGaagacgcctacgccggcgccGCCCAGTCTAGTGGTCACCATGGCACCGGCACCAGCAGCGCCCAGTCCAATGGCCACCATGGCACCGGCGCAGGTGGCGCCCAGTCCGGTGGCTACGAAGACGCCGCCGCCGGCGGAGCCCAGTGCAGTGGCCACCATGGCACCGGCACAGGTGGTGCCCAGTCAGGTGGACACGAAGACGCCGGCGCTAGCGGAGCCCAGTGCAGTGTCAACGAAGACGCCGACGCTGGCGGCTACGGCGACGCTGGCCGCCGTGGTGAACCCACCGGCCACGGTGAAGCATGAGCCGGAAGACGGAGGCGTGCTCGAACTCGATGAACAAGTAACAGCAGCCATGGTAGCTGTGGCACCAGCGGAAGAGGAGGCCGTCATCTTAGAGGTGAAGAAGAAATGGTTTCACTGCGCCGCGTGCCCTGCTCCCCTCAAGCGTCCCATATTCATGGTAATACATAGTCGAACTAACCGAAATGTCCGTAAAAAAAGAAAGGTTGATTCATAGACATGCATGGATTTGTGGATTGCAGTGCGGGAATGGACACGTCGTGTGCTgcgcctgcggcggcggcggcaatggcAATGGCGACGGCGGAGCGAACAAGCACTGTGATTTGTGCGGCCGCGCCACCGCCtacacccacatcccctacatggacggcctggtcgacgCCTACCAGGTGCCGTGCCCCTACAGGAATTTCGGCTGCGCGAGGTCCATCGCCTACCATTCGGCCGCGGACCACTCGGCCAAGTGCGCGCACGCGCCCTGCTACTGCTTCGAGTGCGCGTTCCAGGGCTCGCCGGCAAGCCTCTTGCGCCACCTCACGGAGGAGTCCGGCCGGCATTGTTGGCCCATGGAGAAGATCAAGTACGAGACCTGCCGCCCGCTCGTCGTGCCGGCGTCGGAGCACCGCCTTCTGCTAgtggcggaggaggacggccgcgtgtTCCTCCTGGCAGTGGGCGCGGGGAGGGGCGCCGCCGGCGTCCGCCCCGTCAACATCGTGTGCGTCAGGGGCAATGTCGATGCCGACGCGAGGCCGGTGTACACAGGCGTGCTCTGGGTGGATGGTCCTCCGGCCGGCGCAGGCCACCTCAGGAGCAGCCTCCAGCTGAAAGGCGACGTGGCGAACTGCGGAGTCCCCGGCGAGGTGGACATGGAGCACGGGCGCCTCCATGCGCATGTCAATCCGGAGATGCTGCACGGGGAGTCCAAAGAGATTCATCTGCGCATTTGCATTACCAAGTTCTGGTGAATTAGCTAGCCCCCGAGTTAAGTTGAACGAATCACTGCAGACCGTATTGTCAGTAGTACGTTAGTGGCTGCGTGCTGTTCTATTTTGGTTTGCTCCGTGTGTGCTACTATAACTGTCCATTCCCAGTGGCTTTATACATGAACCATGGTTATGGGCCTTCACTAATTAGCACCCGATGATTCGCCCTTGAGTGAAATGCGTTGAAGAACCTAATTTTTGAGTAAGACCTGTGAGAGGATTTGGGGCACACGGATCTGGGGCACGCGGATTCTTTGCCGTTGAAGTTGGTCTCTGTATTTCGTGTATTCGTCGGTGTATATCAGTAAACATTCGCATCGTAAAGTTAAAGTATTAAACTTGTTTCTGTTGATTCGTTTACAAAGGTACATATATTTCGATAAACAGTATCTGTAAAAATGCACATTAAAAGCTAGACTTTTGCTGAAAGCGTTATGTGTTCTTCTCTTCATATATGTTCTATAAGTACCCACTGCTtctcctttcctttttattttgaaAGGTCTAGCATCAGCAAAATAATAAGGTGGTGAAGGTCCTAAGACCAAAAGACCCGAAggtcaaagaaaaagaaaacatcaGCCCTAATAGCTGTAGCACAACACTCAAAAGAAAACCACATAAGACAACACAACTCCGACTCCGGTGGTGAACTGCAAAGAGAGTAGGCAAGGTTAGCGTCACAGAGGATCGCAAAACGAACCACCTATCACGCGTCATTGTATACCACCGGTGCCCCGCCACCGCGGCTTCGACTTCACAGCAACAAACAGTCGAGGCAACCCCACCGATAAGACGGagaagaagagccgactaccacgaCCAATGCCACGCCTTCGACATGCTCACTACCGTCATTTGTTGCCACATAAGTCACCGTGCACGTCCAGTCATAGGAAGCACCAATGGGAACAACGTTCAAGACGATGCCACCGCCCGACCCTGCAGCAGGATCTGAGCTTTCACCCGAAGAAATTGATCTGCGAGTAGAGGCTCTGAAATTCCCTATGACGCCTCCAAGGATGATAACGACGCCCAcgggcgccgtcgccgccggccggccAGCACCAGCCAGGCTTTCACCCAGGGCGGCCACTCCCACGCAGCAGGTCGAGGTCGACCCGTGCCTCCACTGGACCGCGCACCCCCCACACAGCAAGCGCGCCACCGTTGTGTAGGGCCACCAGCTAGCCTCCCCGACGACGTGCCTCCAGATACCAGATCGGGTCGTGCACCCCGCATCCAACCGTGGCCAGAGCCTCCCTGCTCCAGCACCGCCCCCGTTCGCGAACTGACCGCGATCACCATGCGCCGCTACACCTAGATCCGCGCTGCCTAGAGGCCTCCAGCCCAGCACGCCTCCTACGTGCCAGATCAACGCATCCCGGAGCCCCATGCGCGCCCCTCGCGACTGGCATGCCGCTGATCCACCCGGAAGCGACGCCTAAGCACCATGTGCACGCGGCTCCTCAGATCTGGCCGTCGCACCGTGTCGCAACCACCGTACGCCACGCTCCCCTGCAAACGAGCGCTCCCGCGAGCTCGCGGGCGCCCATCGCCTCCGCCGGCTCCAGCTTGCCTCATGCCTCCACGAGCCATGCGCACGCCCGCGCGTCTCCGCCAGCTCCCCGCACCGTCCCAACACCCCCTACAGACGAGCGCCCTGCACCGCCCGAGCTACACGAGAGGGCGAAACCGAGAGGCCCACCACCGACGACCCCATGCGTGATTTGCCCGACTGCGGAAGGGGAGGGAGGCGGGgggaggcgggggagggggagtTCGGGGGCAGCTAGGGTTAGCGCCCGAGTCGCCCGCGGGAGGGCGACGCAGGGCTCCACAACGAGATAAACATGTATTCTCTCTTTAGAACTCTTGTTCTTCTCTTTTTAGAACTCTTGTGTTCTAATAGTACAGCTGGTGGCACAATGAAATGCATAATCTGGAACTTGCGGGGGTTCGGGCAGAGGGATTGCCGGCGGCAActgctgcctcttgagcactgcattggttttcccttaaagaggaaagggtgattgataacccacaagtataggggatcgcaaaagttttcgaggataaagtattcaacccaaattaattgattcgacacaaggggagccaaagaatactctcaagtattagcagctgagttgtcaattcaaccacacctggaaacttagtatctgctgcaaagtgtttagtagcaaagtaatatgatagtagtggtaacggtaacaaaaggtaacggtagcaaaagtaatgtttttggtattttgtagtgatgatagcaatagcaacggaaaagtaaacgagcgaagaacaatatatggaaagctcgtaggcaatggatcggtgatggagaattatgccggatgcggttcatcatgtaacagtcataacctagggtgacacagaactagctccagttcattgatataatgtaggcatgtattccgtgcatagtcatacatgcttatggaaaagaacttgcatgccatcttttgtcctaccctcccgtggcagcggggtccttacggaaactaagggatattaaggcctccttttaatagagtaccggaacaaagcattaacacatagtgaatacatgaacttctcaaactacggtcatcaccggtaagtatcccgattattgtcacttcggggttaatggatcataacacataataggtgactatagacttgcaaggtaggatcaagaacactcatatattgatgaaaacataataggttcagatctgaaatcatggcactcgggccctactgacaagcattaagcatagcaaagtcatagcaacatcaatctcagaacatagtggatactagggatcaaaccctaacaaaactaactcgattacatgatagatcccatccaacccatcaccgtgcagcaagcctacgatggaattactcacgcatggcggtgagcatcatgaaattggtgatggatgatggttgatgatgacgatggcgatggattcccctctccggagccccgaacggactccagatcagccctcccgagaggttttagggcttggcggcggctccgtatcgtaaaacgcgatgatttcttcactctgattttttttctccccgaaacaca from Triticum aestivum cultivar Chinese Spring chromosome 4A, IWGSC CS RefSeq v2.1, whole genome shotgun sequence harbors:
- the LOC123082120 gene encoding uncharacterized protein, which gives rise to MAGQKKPADQQNKRQRVSENAESSNKKFSIKEVVGSGVTGTWPLASPSPVAKAKPIAVVKPTAATVAVTGPVATMAPASAAPSPLAKAKPTAATVTVTGPVATMAPAAPSPVALKTPTPAPPSLVVTMAPAPAAPSPMATMAPAQVAPSPVATKTPPPAEPSAVATMAPAQVVPSQVDTKTPALAEPSAVSTKTPTLAATATLAAVVNPPATVKHEPEDGGVLELDEQVTAAMVAVAPAEEEAVILEVKKKWFHCAACPAPLKRPIFMCGNGHVVCCACGGGGNGNGDGGANKHCDLCGRATAYTHIPYMDGLVDAYQVPCPYRNFGCARSIAYHSAADHSAKCAHAPCYCFECAFQGSPASLLRHLTEESGRHCWPMEKIKYETCRPLVVPASEHRLLLVAEEDGRVFLLAVGAGRGAAGVRPVNIVCVRGNVDADARPVYTGVLWVDGPPAGAGHLRSSLQLKGDVANCGVPGEVDMEHGRLHAHVNPEMLHGESKEIHLRICITKFW